CAGTGTACTTTTTGGTGTGACCGTCCGGTCCGCGAAAGATGCAGCGTTTCAGGCGATTCAACGCTCATTCGCGGATAGACGGTAGAGCGATTCGCTCTAGTAGTTTTCCGGGGTCGGTCTGACATCGCAGGTCACATCGCAGCTGTCGTCGCACTGATCCCATTCGTCGTTGTAGGTGCTGCCAGCGATGCTTCCCTTGTGACCGGCGGTCCCGTTGTAGGCGAAGTTCTGATTGATGCTGCCGAAGGCGGCTCCGACGTCTTCGAGCTCCTGATTGACGTTGAAGGCGACTTCCGAAAGTCCAACGACCATTCCCAGGACACAGATGGTGGCGACCAGGACCAGTTCAGCCGAGATGATGAAGCCAGCTTCGTCGTTGTACAGAGCGTTGATGATGTTCGTCATTGTTGTGGTCTCCAGAAGGTGTTTATTCGAAGTGTGGTGGTTGTTTGGTGAAGGGAGATAAAGCAGGCAGTGTGCCAGTCCCGCCGCCGCTCGGACGAGAGCTGCGGAAATCCCCATCGCGTTGGGATTCTAAGTTCCTTCTGTAAAGCTATTTAGGACAAATCGAAAAACTGTAACGAATCGTTGACAGTCCGCTTACAGCCGGCTCAGGCGATGTTGTGCTTTATCCACACCCAGCATCCGCGCCGTTGTCGGCGCGATGTAACTCACCGTGTAGTAACGGCTTAAGTCCACGTTTTCGAAAAACAACGTGTTGCCGTCGCACCACACGGCGACCCCTGCCCTCGGGCACGCGAACCGAAGCCTGAAAAAATCTGGAAACATGTCCCGAGACGGTCGATGGGGCAGAGTCCCGTTCGACTGAGTTTGAGATGCGTGAAGCTCACGAGTGCCCCGAACTCTTTAGAAGGAATCTGTAATGCAATTGATCACTCCGTTTCTCTGGTACAACACCGAAGCTGAAGAAGCCGCCCGCTTCTACACCTCGATCTTTCCAGACTCGAAAATTCTGAGCACGTCCTACTACGGCAGCAACACGCACATGCCGGAGGGAACCGTGATGACGGTGAATTTCGAACTGGCCGGACAGAAATTCGTCGCGATGAACGGAGGGCCGAACTATCCGCTGACGCCGGCCATTTCGTTCATGGTCGAAGTCGATTCTCAGGAGGAACTCGATCGCTACTGGGATGCGTTGTCTGCCGGAGGGGAGCCGGTTCAGTGTGGCTGGCTGACGGATAAGTTCGGACTGTCGTGGCAGATCACTCCGCCGGAACTGCTGCAGATGATCGAAGATCCGGATTCCGCTCGAAAAGAACGGGCGATGGGAGCCATGATGCAGATGGTCAAACTCGACCTCAACAAGCTCCGCGAGGCTTACAACGCCTGAGATCGCGGCTGCCAGATGCGGTAGATCGGTTCTGCTTCCGGACGATGTGCCGGTTTTCCTGACTTGCTGGGAATCCGGCTTGTCGGAATCTATTCTTAGCAGGCAATTTTCTAAACAGAGCGGAGCAAGCTGAGATGAATTATCTGGTTATCCACGTCGATCTGGAACAGATCGAGCACTTCGACGGAGACGCCATCGTTGCGGATCTGGAGCAGACCGGCGTTGACGTCGAACTGGAAGAAGGGCCTCCCGATGAGGCTTACGTCGATATTTTCTGCACATCGCGGCGGAAACTTCTGCCCGTCTGGCAACATGTCCAGAAGCTGCTGGCTGCGAACGCCGCTCTCGCTGACGCGTCGATCGTCTGCTGCACCGGGGAAAATGGCTGGGACGACTACTATCTCCTCCATGGAGCCGGCGAAGACGAAACGGTTGATGTTCTGGAAGCTTAGTTCGACTCTTCGCGAGGCTCCGAAGCTTACGAAAGGCGTTTCAGTCGCGATCGGCTTCCCGAACGATGCATCTTGTCCAAGTCTTAACGATGACTTAGAATAAGTTGCCCCACGGTCTCGCCTTCCAGGACGTAGTCGTAGTGAGGCCGATGGACGAAAATCGCTTTTCAAGAGGAGCCGTCTGATGCGGAATTCCGCCAACTTTGCGTGGCTGATGTGTTTGTGCCTGTCGTTGTCCGTGGTTTGGGTGAAGGTGACTCACGCCGAGGAGGATGAGGCGGACACCTACGAACTGATGCGGCTGTTCGTGGATACGTTTGAGGAAATTGACGACAACTACGTCAAAGACATTGACCGTCGCGAGCTGATTGAGGCGGCTGTCCAGGGCATGCTGGCCAAACTGGACCCTTATTCCAACTACATCAGCCCCGATGACCTGGCCTCGTTCGAACAGGATGTGCAGCAGGAGTTCGGCGGCATCGGCATCCAGGTTCACTTCGACCCGGATCATCGGCAAATCGTGGTGATGACACCACTCCCCGGCACTCCCGCTTACAAAGCCGGAGTTCGCGCTGGCGATCGCATCATCAGCATCGAAGGCCAGAACGTTTCGGAGTTCGAGGTCGGCAAAGAACTCGCAACTGCGGTGAAACTGCTCAAAGGCCCTGCCGGTGCCAAGGTCACGATCACCGTGAAGCATGAACCGGAAGATCCCCTTCAGGGAGCTGCCGTCACCGAGACAGACACCGACGAAGTCTTCGAGGACGAGCCGGTGGAAGTGAAAAGCCTGATCGAAAAGCTTGAGATCGAGCGGGACGTGATCAAAGTCGCGACCGTCATGGGTGATCGTTACAACGCGGACGGCACCTGGGATTTCATGATCGATGACGACAAGAAGATCGGCTACATCCGTCTGTCTCATTTCAGCCGCAACAGTGCGAGCGAACTCCAGGCGGCCTTGAAGCAGCTGGAAAAAGAAGGCATGCAGGGGCTGATTCTGGATCTCCGCTGGAATCCGGGCGGACTGCTGACTTCCGCGACAGAGATCTCGGACCTGTTCGTTGAGTCCGGAAAGATCGTGAGCACCAAAGGCCGCAATACTCAGGAACGAACCTGGCGCGCCAAGAAGCGAGGCACGTTCAGCGGCTTTCCAATGGCCGTGATGATCAACCGGTTCTCGGCTTCGGCCAGCGAAATCGTAAGCGCCTGCCTGCAGGATCACGGCCGGGCCGTCATCATCGGCGAACGGTCCTGGGGCAAAGGGAGCGTGCAGAACATCATCGAACTCGAAGATGGCGACAGTGCCCTGAAACTGACCACCGCCAGCTATCACCGTCCGAGCGGCAAGAACATCCATCGCTTTCCCAAGGCCAAGCCGGAAGACGAATGGGGCGTGATGCCGGATGACGGATACAAGGTCGAGTTCACGACGAAAGAGATGATCGAGTACCGAAAGTATCGCAGCGAACGGGATGTGCTGAGCGAAAACGGACCGGAAGAAAGCGACTATGTCGATCAGCAGCTGAAGAAGGCTCTGGAGCACGTCCTTTCTGAACTCAATCCTGAGGATGAAGCACGGGAGGCCAAGGAAAAGCCGGAAGACGCCGTGGCTCCGGCTGATGGCAAGAAGGCCGCCTTCATTCCGCGATCGTTCTTTGTGGTGCCCGCGATCACGGTGCTCTAGAGCAGTTTACTTTTTGGTGTAACCGTTCGGTCCGCGAAAGATGCAGCGTTTCAGGCGATTCAACGCTCATTCGCGAACATACGGTAGAGCGGTTTCCAGGCGTAACCGGCAACGGGCCGAGCGATTTGCTCTGGAATCTGTGCATTGAAGTGACGGTCCATTGCCGGGCTTGCCCGCAGTGGACCTTTTTTATTGTCGAAGTGGAACCGAACTCGACTTATGGCCGAATTGCTGCTCTCTCTCGAATCGACATGCGACGAAACTGCTGCCGCCGTGATCCAACGAGACGGAACGGTCTTAAGTTCGATCGTTTCTTCTCAGACTGATCTCCATGAGCGTTACGGCGGCGTTGTGCCTGAAGTGGCCGCTCGCGCCCACCTCGAACGCATTCTGCCCGTCATCGATCGATCACTGCAACAGGCGGGCGTGCAGCTGAATCAGCTCTCCGCGGTTGCCGTCGCTACTCATCCGGGCCTGATTGGGTCATTGCTTGTGGGGGTGACCGCGGCCAAGACGCTGGCGATGACACTCGACGTTCCGTTGATCGCCATCGACCATGTCACCGCCCACATCTACGCCTGTCAGATGGTGTCCAGAGAGAAGATCTTTCCAGCGGTTGGCCTGGTGGTGAGTGGCGGCCACACGAACCTCTACGATTGCCGCGATGCCCTGACGGCGACTCTACTCGGGTCGACGATCGATGACGCCGCCGGGGAAGCCTTCGATAAAGTCGCGGCTATTCTTGAGCTGCCGTATCCGGGGGGGCCTTCGATTCAGAAGTGTGGCGAGCAGGGGAATGAAGATGCCTTTCCGTTCCCGCGTTCGTTCTACGATCAGTCACGACTCGCGTTCAGTTTCAGCGGATTGAAGACAGCCGTGCTCTACGAAGTTCGGGGCAAACCGGGGCACCAGAACGTCCCGCCGCCGATGACCGATCAGCGCCGAGCTGATATCGCGGCCTCCTTCGAGAAAGCGGTTGTTGAAGTCCTGGTCCGAAAGTGCGAACAGGCACTCGCGCAGACGGGGGCGAAAAATCTGTGCGTCGGAGGCGGAGTGGCAGCAAATCGACGGCTGAGAATTGCTCTGCAGAAAATGGCCGGGAAGCGTAGGATTAAGCTGGTCGTCGCTCCCATGGAGTACTGCACCGACAACGCGGCGATGGGGGCGATCGCCTGGGAGAAGTACGAACGCGGACTGTTTGCCCCACTTAATATCGATCCGACTCCCGGGCTTGTTCGCGCTCCGATGTGAAGCCGCCCGCAGGCCGCTCCGTCGCGGATTGCTTTCACCCAGGCAAAATGAAGAAAAGCCGCGACGGGAATCCCATCGCGGCTCTTTAGATTCTCTGTGCGCGCTGGCAGCTTACGAATTCATTGCCATTTCAGCAGGGGCGTTTCCTTCAATCACATCTGCCAGGCGGCGAACTTCTTCGAGTTCTTCGCGGCGGGCTTTGATGGTTTCCGCAGTCGGATCTTCGCGGCGGAGACGGATGGAGCTGGCAATATAACGAAGGCCTTCGAGCAGGAGTTCCTGTTGACGGCCGGTGATTTCCACAGTCATGCGATCATTCGTGGACATGATTCAAAATCCTTATTTGAAACGCGGCTGCAGAACTTCCT
The genomic region above belongs to Rubinisphaera margarita and contains:
- a CDS encoding branched-chain amino acid aminotransferase, translating into MTNIINALYNDEAGFIISAELVLVATICVLGMVVGLSEVAFNVNQELEDVGAAFGSINQNFAYNGTAGHKGSIAGSTYNDEWDQCDDSCDVTCDVRPTPENY
- a CDS encoding VOC family protein — protein: MQLITPFLWYNTEAEEAARFYTSIFPDSKILSTSYYGSNTHMPEGTVMTVNFELAGQKFVAMNGGPNYPLTPAISFMVEVDSQEELDRYWDALSAGGEPVQCGWLTDKFGLSWQITPPELLQMIEDPDSARKERAMGAMMQMVKLDLNKLREAYNA
- a CDS encoding S41 family peptidase, which gives rise to MRNSANFAWLMCLCLSLSVVWVKVTHAEEDEADTYELMRLFVDTFEEIDDNYVKDIDRRELIEAAVQGMLAKLDPYSNYISPDDLASFEQDVQQEFGGIGIQVHFDPDHRQIVVMTPLPGTPAYKAGVRAGDRIISIEGQNVSEFEVGKELATAVKLLKGPAGAKVTITVKHEPEDPLQGAAVTETDTDEVFEDEPVEVKSLIEKLEIERDVIKVATVMGDRYNADGTWDFMIDDDKKIGYIRLSHFSRNSASELQAALKQLEKEGMQGLILDLRWNPGGLLTSATEISDLFVESGKIVSTKGRNTQERTWRAKKRGTFSGFPMAVMINRFSASASEIVSACLQDHGRAVIIGERSWGKGSVQNIIELEDGDSALKLTTASYHRPSGKNIHRFPKAKPEDEWGVMPDDGYKVEFTTKEMIEYRKYRSERDVLSENGPEESDYVDQQLKKALEHVLSELNPEDEAREAKEKPEDAVAPADGKKAAFIPRSFFVVPAITVL
- the tsaD gene encoding tRNA (adenosine(37)-N6)-threonylcarbamoyltransferase complex transferase subunit TsaD, which encodes MAELLLSLESTCDETAAAVIQRDGTVLSSIVSSQTDLHERYGGVVPEVAARAHLERILPVIDRSLQQAGVQLNQLSAVAVATHPGLIGSLLVGVTAAKTLAMTLDVPLIAIDHVTAHIYACQMVSREKIFPAVGLVVSGGHTNLYDCRDALTATLLGSTIDDAAGEAFDKVAAILELPYPGGPSIQKCGEQGNEDAFPFPRSFYDQSRLAFSFSGLKTAVLYEVRGKPGHQNVPPPMTDQRRADIAASFEKAVVEVLVRKCEQALAQTGAKNLCVGGGVAANRRLRIALQKMAGKRRIKLVVAPMEYCTDNAAMGAIAWEKYERGLFAPLNIDPTPGLVRAPM